A genomic window from Arthrobacter globiformis includes:
- a CDS encoding LuxE/PaaK family acyltransferase gives MLSLPQMLGNVSKAYVQSPEDWARSVTDVLRDAAIYHQAGNGFYRAQCDALGVDPATINDINDLQSLPLLPVGMFKRPDAQVLLTCSLADVETETRSSGTRGVPSVAPRNSETLTLALVALIGTYRAFFSLSGGAGLFLNPSDPEASEMGLLKDLNILNSVFDHHAYLVANQAFDAGEALEHLRRWEGHMTRHIISPPFLVGRLLQFLERENVNVRLDPYSMIITLGGWKRHTAEAIPDEDFRERCHDLLGVRAVNVRDMYGMIESNMLAVECHLHRKHVPPWCYISIRDPGQSGKELAPGETGAIAVLDALSTSYPGFLLTDDMGDIETGTCGCGRTGQVINFRRRGQGGLGHCPVSIERYLGSGTTAGAEVAAPQGPVMVMEGTGPWKRRHPSLEPARS, from the coding sequence ATGCTCTCCCTACCGCAGATGCTGGGGAATGTGTCCAAGGCATACGTCCAGTCCCCTGAAGACTGGGCACGGTCGGTCACCGACGTCCTGCGAGACGCCGCGATCTATCACCAGGCCGGAAACGGCTTCTACCGCGCCCAGTGTGACGCGTTGGGAGTCGATCCCGCCACGATCAACGACATCAACGACCTGCAATCCCTGCCACTGTTGCCGGTCGGCATGTTCAAGCGTCCCGACGCCCAGGTGCTGCTCACCTGCTCTCTGGCCGACGTCGAGACCGAAACCCGCTCCAGCGGAACCCGCGGTGTCCCGTCCGTCGCCCCCCGCAACAGCGAGACACTGACCCTGGCGCTGGTCGCCCTGATCGGGACCTACCGGGCGTTCTTCAGCCTGTCCGGGGGCGCGGGACTTTTCTTGAACCCGTCGGACCCCGAAGCCTCGGAGATGGGACTGCTCAAGGACTTGAACATCCTGAACAGCGTCTTCGACCACCACGCCTATCTCGTTGCCAACCAGGCGTTCGACGCCGGGGAGGCCCTGGAGCACCTGCGCCGGTGGGAGGGACATATGACACGCCACATCATCAGTCCGCCGTTCCTCGTCGGCCGGCTCCTCCAGTTCCTTGAGCGGGAGAATGTCAATGTGCGCTTGGACCCATACAGCATGATCATCACTCTCGGCGGCTGGAAGCGGCACACGGCCGAGGCCATCCCCGACGAAGACTTCCGGGAGCGGTGCCACGACCTGCTCGGCGTGCGCGCGGTGAACGTGCGCGACATGTACGGGATGATCGAGTCGAACATGCTCGCTGTCGAATGTCACCTGCATCGCAAGCACGTTCCGCCGTGGTGCTACATCTCCATCCGGGACCCTGGCCAGAGCGGCAAGGAGCTCGCCCCGGGGGAGACCGGCGCCATCGCCGTACTGGACGCCCTCAGCACCAGCTACCCCGGTTTCCTCCTCACCGACGACATGGGCGACATCGAGACCGGCACCTGCGGGTGCGGCAGAACCGGCCAGGTCATCAACTTCCGCCGGCGGGGGCAGGGCGGTCTTGGCCACTGCCCCGTCAGCATCGAGCGCTACCTCGGTTCGGGCACCACCGCCGGGGCCGAGGTGGCGGCACCGCAGGGCCCTGTCATGGTGATGGAAGGGACAGGCCCATGGAAGCGCCGTCATCCATCGCTGGAACCCGCCCGTTCCTGA
- a CDS encoding TauD/TfdA family dioxygenase has product MSSPTPRIQFDVELQAGQAPMLTVEDGHDPVRWAEQNREALRAAVDEHGAVLVRGLGLRDPAEVADAFQRLVSGGLMPDREAFATRQPYFDGVYSSLTWPANQPMCMHHELSYALEFPGLMLFACLQAPSVGGVTGVADARAVLDAIPADIVRRFENEGWLLARSYNEDIGASYEEAFGVSDRADVENYCRAHEIEFEWQPDGELRTRQRRPAVVRHPVTGQRCWFNQVAFLSEWTIAPEVREYLVDVYGPDGLPFNTRFGNGEPIGEEIIALLNEVYEAHTLRTPWEAGDLMLVDNIRMAHSREAYEGPREILVGMAEPRNIFDLDTHTQDGSR; this is encoded by the coding sequence ATGTCGTCTCCTACACCCAGGATCCAGTTCGACGTGGAACTCCAAGCCGGTCAGGCGCCGATGCTCACCGTCGAGGATGGCCACGACCCCGTGCGGTGGGCCGAACAGAACCGTGAGGCGCTGCGTGCGGCCGTGGATGAGCACGGCGCCGTCCTGGTCCGCGGTCTGGGCCTCCGAGATCCAGCCGAAGTGGCCGATGCCTTCCAACGGCTGGTTTCTGGTGGCCTCATGCCGGACCGGGAGGCGTTCGCCACCAGGCAGCCCTACTTCGACGGCGTGTACTCATCCCTCACTTGGCCCGCGAACCAGCCAATGTGCATGCACCATGAGCTCAGCTACGCGCTCGAGTTCCCCGGACTGATGCTCTTCGCCTGTCTCCAGGCACCCAGCGTCGGTGGGGTGACCGGCGTGGCGGACGCCCGTGCGGTGCTCGATGCCATACCCGCGGACATCGTCCGGCGTTTCGAAAACGAGGGGTGGCTGCTCGCCCGCAGCTACAACGAGGACATCGGCGCCTCCTATGAGGAGGCGTTCGGGGTCTCCGACCGCGCCGACGTCGAGAACTACTGCCGGGCGCACGAGATCGAGTTCGAGTGGCAGCCCGACGGGGAGCTGCGCACCCGGCAACGGCGCCCCGCCGTGGTCCGGCATCCGGTGACCGGCCAGCGCTGCTGGTTCAACCAGGTGGCGTTCCTGAGCGAATGGACGATTGCGCCCGAGGTGCGGGAGTACCTGGTGGACGTCTACGGTCCCGACGGGCTGCCCTTCAACACCCGCTTCGGCAACGGCGAGCCGATCGGCGAGGAAATCATTGCCCTCCTGAACGAGGTCTACGAGGCCCACACCCTTCGAACCCCCTGGGAGGCAGGGGACCTCATGCTGGTCGACAACATCCGCATGGCGCACAGCCGCGAGGCCTACGAGGGACCTCGGGAAATTCTTGTCGGCATGGCGGAGCCGCGCAACATTTTCGATCTCGATACGCACACCCAGGACGGTTCAAGATGA
- a CDS encoding Pls/PosA family non-ribosomal peptide synthetase, translating to MRLDNLQGAPRSTSPISPPIPETTAAPAGNGSPATPATGTAVALERRLAELLASVVKKDDVPVDANFFYELGADSLVMAQFCARVRKQPDLPAVSIKDIYQNPTISALAASLAPPEEATATVQVQDRLAEVLAGVLDVEHIRVDANFFLDLGADSLVMAKFCARVRKQPDLPALSIKDIYQNPTISALAAALAPAEEATAQVQVQERLAEVLAGVLGIEQVAVGDDFFHDLGADSLVMAKFCALVRKQPDLPQVSMKEIYSNPNISALAAALQVPPQKDKEPETSPAVASVPETPAPMDARTWEYAMCGALQALVYICYCLGAGLLTVVWYQWVFPDTGQANYNWLAHGISFLEIYLRSTAFAAAVFALMCILPVVGKWIIIGRFRHQEIRIWSLAYFRLWLVKTLIRTSPLLLLRGSPLTTFYLRAMGAKVDRNVTIVTNRLPVATDLLTIGEGTVIRKDVILNGYRAHGGVIQLGAVTLGRDVTVGEGSVLDIDTAMGDGSQLGHRSTLYTGQSVPAGEHWHGSPGRRTDVDYATVEPTPYRPWRRGWFAASQLIGAVGLGRILLGQVVILVILANPDIAALLEPQSPAFTSWNFYGEVLFYAGLSVFGGTIASLLIVTTVPRAFNLVLKPDTVYPLFGLQDAAARAVARLTNNRILGQLFGDSSYIVNYVGALGYKLGKVQQTGSNMGTVFKHDNPYLSRIGTGTMIADAVSFMNTDHSATSFKVSEAAIGAHNFLGNAVHVPAGGRTGDNCLLATKVMVPVDGPVRHDVGLLGSPAFEIPRSVLRDALPEEHASRAQFRRDLAAKNRHNLRTMALLMLARWLYASLAVLETFAGLVLSNHFGFLALSGSFVVLLVVGLLVPIGIENLARGLRPLQPRLCSIYNPYFWSHERYWKLMAESRYMLMLNGTPFKALVWRLLGMRIGSRVFDDGCGIPERTLVTIGSRCALNAGTTVQSHSQEDGMFKSDRIVIGDDVTLGVSAFVHYGVTIEDRAVVTADSFVMKGTTLPPGTVWGGNPAEEAPVPATSPLALERARIMTTTSALTCRTAADRSSGPGNGRTAPAGAAPTAIPRWTQERQPGQGRIEVAVPEDLRQAVLILSRMLDATPASIWMAAHARVLQALSGETEVTTGCQDASGTWPCELNLGLGSWHALVSSARIRQVQAHAERAGGPQASGTYEVVLSTDHDEDSELAEGLVLGVSLRGAAGGEALSLRYRRDVLDEDAALRIAGYHLSAVRHLVADPESDPDDVDLVGPEERRLQLEQLAGPERPRPQRRFHELFEECVRQHPERIAAVQDAREWTYAELNARANRVARALLARGLRAEDIVAVVAERDLEWMAAVIGILKAGGAYLPIEPHFPADRIARTLTRAGARVVLTEGGSSTTLDEALEGMPAVMKLLFEDIEAEGHPADDLGMEIRPDQLAYVYFTSGSTGEPKGAMCEHDGMVNHLYAKIEDLGIRPGDVVAQTAPQCFDISLWQLVSALLVGGRTLIVGQDRILDVERFIDTVERGAVAVFQVVPSYLDAVVAYLGGKPRALPHLRCVSATGEALKRELVRRWFDVMPNVKLVNAYGLTETSDDTNHEVMSAAPAGGSVPLGPPIPNVRIHILDERQRLVPLGAPGEIAFSGVCVGRGYINDPERTAQAYSTDPYVDGARLYRAGDYGRWSPDGKLEYLGRRDNQVKISGFRIEIGDIENALLRVPGVRDGAVVVGEGAGQSKFLVAFYSGNLPLEVDEIRSEMAARVPGYMVPSAYRWQESLPLTGNGKIDRKALTRMALEVVPEAGIAGEALSATEQRLAEAWATVLGLPVGRIGGQDSFFALGGTSLSAVKLAVLLKRAVSIKDIMQTPILADLATLLEASSLADAAVPPAPRAAGSAAEPDSMAPVGGPVGHSHQLPMKRKDL from the coding sequence ATGCGTCTCGACAACCTGCAGGGCGCTCCGCGTTCCACATCTCCCATCAGTCCCCCCATTCCCGAGACAACTGCGGCTCCGGCCGGGAACGGCTCTCCAGCCACTCCTGCCACGGGTACGGCCGTTGCCTTGGAGCGCCGGCTGGCGGAACTGCTCGCATCCGTGGTGAAGAAGGACGACGTCCCCGTGGACGCCAACTTCTTCTACGAACTAGGCGCGGACTCGCTGGTGATGGCGCAGTTCTGCGCCCGCGTGCGCAAGCAGCCGGACTTGCCTGCCGTGTCGATCAAGGACATCTACCAGAACCCCACGATCTCGGCGCTGGCCGCATCCCTGGCACCGCCGGAAGAGGCGACGGCGACGGTGCAGGTGCAGGACCGGCTGGCCGAGGTGCTCGCCGGCGTGCTGGACGTCGAGCACATACGGGTGGACGCCAACTTCTTCCTCGACCTGGGCGCGGACTCGCTGGTCATGGCGAAGTTCTGCGCCCGGGTGCGTAAGCAGCCGGACCTGCCAGCCTTGTCCATCAAGGACATCTACCAGAACCCAACGATCTCGGCGCTGGCCGCGGCCCTGGCACCGGCGGAAGAGGCGACGGCACAGGTGCAGGTGCAGGAGCGGCTGGCCGAGGTGCTCGCCGGCGTACTCGGCATCGAGCAGGTCGCGGTGGGCGATGACTTCTTCCATGACCTGGGCGCGGACTCGCTGGTCATGGCGAAGTTCTGCGCCCTGGTGCGCAAGCAGCCGGACCTGCCCCAGGTATCCATGAAGGAGATCTACAGCAACCCGAACATCTCCGCGCTGGCAGCGGCATTGCAGGTTCCCCCGCAAAAGGACAAGGAGCCGGAGACCTCGCCAGCGGTGGCCTCCGTGCCGGAGACGCCGGCGCCCATGGACGCACGGACCTGGGAGTACGCCATGTGCGGCGCACTGCAGGCACTCGTCTACATCTGCTACTGCCTGGGCGCCGGCCTGCTCACGGTCGTGTGGTACCAGTGGGTTTTCCCTGACACCGGGCAGGCCAACTACAACTGGCTCGCCCACGGGATCAGCTTCCTGGAGATCTACCTGCGGTCGACCGCCTTCGCAGCGGCGGTGTTCGCGCTGATGTGCATCCTGCCGGTAGTGGGGAAGTGGATTATCATCGGGCGCTTCCGCCACCAGGAGATCCGCATTTGGAGCCTTGCCTACTTCCGGCTCTGGCTGGTCAAGACCCTGATTCGGACTTCCCCCCTGCTGTTGCTGAGAGGTTCCCCGCTGACGACCTTTTACCTGAGGGCCATGGGAGCAAAGGTGGACCGGAACGTCACAATCGTAACCAACCGGCTTCCTGTTGCCACCGACCTGCTCACCATCGGGGAGGGGACGGTGATCCGCAAGGACGTCATACTCAACGGGTACCGGGCCCACGGCGGCGTCATCCAGCTCGGTGCGGTGACGCTGGGCCGGGACGTGACCGTCGGCGAGGGCAGCGTGCTGGACATCGACACGGCAATGGGAGACGGCTCGCAGTTGGGCCACCGGTCCACCCTGTACACCGGCCAGTCCGTGCCCGCGGGCGAGCATTGGCACGGTTCCCCCGGCAGGCGCACGGATGTGGACTACGCCACGGTCGAGCCGACGCCTTACCGGCCGTGGCGCCGTGGTTGGTTCGCAGCGTCCCAGCTCATCGGCGCGGTCGGATTGGGACGCATCCTGCTGGGGCAGGTGGTCATTCTGGTCATTCTGGCGAATCCGGACATAGCGGCGCTTCTGGAGCCGCAGTCCCCGGCGTTCACCAGTTGGAACTTCTACGGCGAGGTTCTTTTCTACGCAGGCCTTTCTGTGTTCGGTGGAACGATCGCGTCATTGCTCATCGTCACCACCGTGCCGCGTGCGTTCAACCTCGTTTTGAAGCCCGACACGGTGTATCCGCTTTTCGGGTTGCAGGACGCGGCGGCCCGGGCTGTGGCGAGACTGACCAACAACCGCATACTGGGGCAGTTGTTCGGCGACAGCTCCTACATCGTGAACTACGTGGGGGCCCTCGGCTACAAGCTGGGAAAAGTCCAGCAGACCGGCTCGAACATGGGCACAGTGTTCAAGCACGACAACCCGTATCTTTCGAGGATAGGTACCGGCACGATGATCGCCGATGCGGTGTCGTTCATGAACACCGACCACTCGGCGACGTCATTCAAGGTGAGTGAGGCGGCGATCGGCGCCCACAACTTCCTCGGCAATGCCGTGCACGTTCCGGCCGGGGGCAGGACCGGGGACAACTGCCTGCTCGCGACCAAGGTGATGGTTCCCGTCGACGGGCCGGTGCGCCATGATGTGGGCCTGCTTGGTTCCCCAGCGTTCGAAATCCCCCGCTCGGTCCTTCGCGACGCCCTGCCCGAAGAACATGCCAGCCGCGCCCAATTCCGCCGTGACCTCGCGGCCAAGAACAGGCACAACCTGCGCACCATGGCCCTCCTGATGCTTGCCCGGTGGTTGTACGCCTCGCTTGCAGTCCTGGAGACGTTTGCCGGCCTCGTGCTGTCGAACCACTTCGGTTTCCTTGCCTTGAGCGGGTCCTTTGTTGTGCTGCTCGTGGTCGGCTTGCTGGTCCCCATTGGCATCGAGAACCTTGCGAGGGGGCTCCGGCCGCTCCAGCCCCGGCTCTGTTCCATCTATAACCCGTACTTCTGGTCGCACGAGCGGTACTGGAAGCTGATGGCCGAGAGCCGCTACATGCTCATGCTCAACGGTACGCCGTTCAAGGCGCTGGTCTGGCGGCTGCTGGGCATGCGGATCGGGTCCAGGGTGTTTGACGACGGTTGCGGAATCCCCGAGCGGACCCTGGTGACGATCGGCTCCCGCTGTGCCCTGAACGCCGGGACCACAGTCCAGTCCCACTCCCAAGAGGACGGAATGTTCAAGTCCGACCGCATCGTCATTGGTGACGATGTCACGCTCGGCGTCTCCGCGTTTGTCCACTACGGAGTGACCATCGAAGACCGTGCCGTTGTCACCGCAGACTCCTTCGTGATGAAGGGGACGACCCTCCCCCCGGGAACCGTGTGGGGCGGCAACCCGGCCGAAGAGGCCCCAGTCCCCGCCACGTCCCCCCTCGCGCTGGAAAGGGCCCGTATCATGACCACCACCTCTGCGCTGACCTGCCGCACCGCCGCCGACCGCTCGTCGGGCCCGGGCAACGGCCGGACCGCCCCCGCGGGTGCAGCGCCGACGGCGATTCCCAGGTGGACGCAGGAGCGCCAGCCGGGTCAGGGGCGGATCGAAGTGGCTGTGCCTGAGGACCTGCGCCAGGCCGTGCTGATACTGTCCCGCATGTTGGACGCGACCCCTGCATCGATCTGGATGGCAGCTCATGCAAGGGTGCTCCAGGCGTTGTCCGGCGAAACAGAGGTCACGACCGGCTGCCAGGACGCGTCGGGGACCTGGCCCTGCGAACTCAATCTGGGACTAGGCTCATGGCATGCGCTGGTCTCCTCGGCGCGCATCCGGCAGGTCCAGGCCCACGCCGAGCGGGCCGGGGGGCCGCAGGCTTCCGGGACGTACGAGGTGGTACTCAGCACAGACCATGACGAGGATTCCGAGCTCGCGGAGGGCCTCGTCCTGGGAGTGTCCCTCCGTGGCGCCGCAGGTGGCGAAGCGTTGAGCCTGCGCTACCGCCGCGACGTCCTCGACGAGGACGCAGCCCTCCGGATCGCCGGCTATCACCTGAGCGCAGTCCGTCATCTCGTCGCCGACCCCGAGTCGGACCCTGACGACGTTGATCTCGTCGGTCCCGAGGAGCGGCGCCTGCAACTGGAACAGCTGGCCGGACCCGAGCGGCCCCGGCCGCAGCGGCGTTTCCACGAGCTGTTCGAGGAGTGCGTCCGGCAGCATCCCGAACGTATCGCGGCGGTCCAGGACGCGCGGGAGTGGACGTACGCGGAGCTGAACGCCCGCGCCAACCGGGTCGCCCGTGCCCTGCTCGCGCGCGGGTTGCGCGCGGAGGACATCGTGGCGGTCGTCGCCGAACGGGATCTGGAGTGGATGGCCGCTGTGATCGGCATCCTCAAAGCCGGAGGCGCATACCTGCCGATCGAGCCGCACTTCCCGGCCGACCGAATCGCCAGAACGCTCACGCGGGCCGGGGCCCGGGTAGTGCTCACCGAAGGCGGCAGCAGCACCACGCTCGATGAGGCACTGGAAGGAATGCCTGCAGTGATGAAGCTTCTGTTCGAGGACATCGAGGCCGAGGGGCACCCCGCCGACGACCTCGGCATGGAGATTCGTCCCGATCAGCTGGCTTACGTCTATTTCACCTCCGGGTCCACTGGCGAGCCGAAAGGTGCGATGTGCGAGCACGACGGGATGGTGAACCACCTGTACGCCAAGATCGAGGACCTGGGGATCCGCCCTGGGGACGTCGTCGCCCAGACCGCCCCCCAATGCTTCGACATCTCGCTGTGGCAACTGGTCTCGGCGCTGCTCGTCGGCGGCCGCACACTCATCGTCGGGCAGGACCGCATCCTCGACGTCGAGCGGTTCATCGACACGGTGGAACGGGGCGCGGTGGCGGTCTTCCAAGTCGTCCCGTCGTATCTGGACGCCGTGGTGGCGTACCTGGGCGGCAAGCCTCGCGCCTTGCCGCATCTTCGCTGCGTCTCGGCGACAGGGGAGGCTTTAAAACGTGAGCTGGTCCGCCGCTGGTTCGACGTGATGCCGAACGTCAAGCTGGTCAACGCCTACGGGCTGACGGAGACCTCCGACGACACGAACCACGAAGTGATGAGTGCAGCGCCCGCGGGCGGCTCCGTGCCACTGGGCCCGCCAATCCCGAACGTCCGGATCCACATCCTCGACGAGCGGCAGCGGCTTGTGCCGCTTGGAGCGCCGGGTGAGATCGCCTTCTCCGGGGTGTGCGTGGGCCGCGGCTACATCAACGACCCGGAGCGTACTGCGCAGGCCTACTCCACCGATCCCTATGTGGACGGCGCGCGGCTCTACCGGGCTGGGGACTACGGCCGCTGGTCCCCGGACGGCAAGCTGGAGTACCTGGGCAGGCGGGACAACCAAGTCAAAATCTCCGGGTTCCGCATCGAGATCGGTGACATCGAGAACGCGCTGCTGCGGGTTCCCGGCGTCCGCGACGGCGCCGTCGTCGTAGGCGAGGGCGCCGGGCAGTCCAAGTTCCTCGTTGCGTTCTACTCCGGCAATCTGCCGCTCGAGGTTGACGAAATCCGCAGCGAGATGGCCGCGCGCGTACCGGGCTACATGGTTCCGTCGGCGTACAGGTGGCAGGAGAGCCTGCCCCTGACCGGCAACGGAAAGATCGACCGGAAGGCTTTGACCCGCATGGCGCTGGAGGTCGTCCCCGAGGCCGGCATCGCCGGGGAAGCCCTCTCGGCGACGGAGCAGCGGCTCGCCGAGGCATGGGCGACGGTGCTCGGCCTGCCGGTGGGCCGGATCGGTGGGCAGGACTCGTTCTTTGCGCTGGGCGGGACTTCGCTGTCCGCGGTGAAGCTCGCCGTCCTGCTCAAGCGCGCAGTGTCGATCAAGGACATCATGCAGACGCCCATCCTGGCGGACCTGGCGACCCTGCTTGAGGCCTCGTCCCTGGCGGACGCTGCCGTTCCGCCCGCCCCACGCGCGGCGGGATCCGCGGCGGAGCCCGACTCGATGGCCCCGGTGGGAGGACCGGTTGGCCACTCCCACCAGCTACCCATGAAACGAAAGGACCTCTGA
- the sbnB gene encoding 2,3-diaminopropionate biosynthesis protein SbnB, which translates to MTDLATSPVAAAGEPKTVPPFAVIPGAQVQQVLQGREKQVIELVEQTYLVHAAGDSVNPPSYFLRFPDRPTSRIIALPASIGGQVAVDGIKWVSSFPNNVSSGLPRASAVLILNNRVTGYPFACMEGSIISASRTAASAAAAADWLSRGRGRPRRIGFFGVGLIARYIHTFLKATDWSFDEIGVFDLSDESAEGFKGYLERSDTGARVTVHDGPEQLIKSSDLVVFATVAGQPHVHDTTWFDHNPLVLHVSLRDLAPEILLASTNILDDVDHCLKAGTSPHLAEQMVGNRDFVDGTLADVMEGKVSLADDRPIVFSPFGLGVLDLAVGKYIYDELASSGQLRVVEDFFSELRRYG; encoded by the coding sequence ATGACAGATCTAGCCACTTCCCCAGTCGCAGCGGCCGGAGAGCCGAAGACAGTTCCGCCCTTCGCGGTCATTCCAGGGGCCCAGGTGCAGCAGGTGCTCCAGGGACGGGAAAAGCAGGTCATCGAGCTGGTCGAGCAGACCTACCTGGTGCATGCAGCCGGAGATTCGGTGAACCCCCCGTCTTACTTCCTGCGCTTCCCGGACCGGCCCACCTCGCGCATCATCGCACTGCCGGCCTCGATCGGCGGACAGGTGGCGGTTGACGGCATCAAGTGGGTCTCCAGCTTCCCGAACAACGTGTCGTCGGGGCTTCCGCGCGCATCAGCGGTGTTGATCCTCAACAACCGGGTGACGGGCTACCCCTTCGCCTGCATGGAGGGCTCCATTATCAGCGCCTCCAGGACGGCTGCATCGGCCGCCGCGGCGGCCGACTGGCTCAGCCGGGGCCGCGGGCGTCCAAGAAGGATCGGGTTCTTCGGCGTTGGCCTCATTGCCCGTTACATCCACACCTTCCTGAAGGCCACCGACTGGTCCTTCGACGAGATCGGGGTGTTCGACCTCTCGGACGAGAGTGCGGAGGGTTTCAAGGGCTACCTTGAACGCAGCGACACCGGAGCCCGGGTGACCGTGCACGACGGCCCCGAGCAGCTGATCAAAAGCAGCGACCTCGTCGTGTTCGCCACGGTGGCGGGCCAGCCGCACGTGCACGATACGACGTGGTTCGACCACAACCCGCTGGTGCTGCACGTGTCCCTGCGCGACCTGGCCCCTGAGATCCTGCTGGCCTCGACCAACATCCTCGACGACGTCGACCACTGCCTGAAAGCCGGGACGTCGCCCCACCTCGCGGAGCAGATGGTCGGCAACAGGGACTTCGTGGACGGCACCTTGGCTGACGTCATGGAAGGCAAGGTCTCGCTGGCGGATGACCGCCCCATCGTGTTCTCGCCGTTCGGCCTGGGCGTGCTCGACCTGGCAGTGGGTAAGTACATCTACGACGAACTTGCCAGCAGCGGCCAACTCCGGGTGGTCGAGGATTTCTTTTCGGAGTTGCGTCGGTACGGCTAA